In the genome of Takifugu rubripes chromosome 18, fTakRub1.2, whole genome shotgun sequence, one region contains:
- the pkp2 gene encoding plakophilin-2: protein MEELFLSSAQGDSSLALPAEPARRSATKVGPKERSVRVQQQVQLTMARRARKSSANGGFHLQKSRAKSFDDTETLLQTAKGSDLGIVNLSFSSSQVRKPSRRVEVSPPVTPGFACFSGTPLQWTYTHPGLHWSHRSAALSHDSFHSDSFRRCAFPEATVRSPVSPRPSESFHGRSPQFSNSVQQSAKSGSQRSFRQERIAAQGQTGEVRLGAVCPDRSPAWSAQVRRERRDLRTTALRQASFPGVETDGWTPLEEPSVHQLHTQEVPPRKSENKLPEMTVERAVSLLSNGDEDTLLRAAGHIQTCCFRSADTKKTVYFLRGIEKLVRLLRSDSESVQRVAAGALRNVVYQSGENKMEVKEKGGLGAILQALRSSRDVETRRELTGLLWNLSSHDLLKEPLSAEVVSVLTKSVLVPTSGISEGENPKDDLLADDVAFHNATGCLRNLSSAGPDSRKAMKECEDLIDSLVYYVRGAIADYKTDDGSTENCVCILHNLSYRLEDELPETNVRVLRESRQNLANRPRAVGCFAHRGTKITEHVEEQCPLLEEKSNPQGTEWLWSTITVRMYLSLLARSVRHRTQEAALGALQNITAGNGPLSEALAFSVVQRENGLQQVRKMLEDGEGDVKRTAVALVKNTCRFQELHPVIVKQVLPELVWMLPGDDGPADATAVSVCLILNHLSLSDRQHVGAIVKEGALPRIVGISRRDCRNGPSRAGQAARVLLHTMWKYSDLHGTYRKFGFRKADFIHTRNTKIVCT from the exons AGAGCCGAGCCAAAAGCTTCGATGATACAGAAACACTTTTACAAACCGCAAAg GGGAGCGATTTGGGCATCGTCAACCTCTCGTTCTCCAGCAGCCAAGTTCGAAAACCATCCAGACGGGTGGAAGTTTCTCCGCCAGTGACCCCGGGATTCGCCTGTTTCAGCGGTACCCCCCTTCAGTGGACCTACACCCACCCGGGGCTCCATTGGTCCCACAGGTCGGCCGCTCTGTCGCACGACTCCTTTCATTCGGACTCATTTCGGCGCTGCGCCTTCCCCGAGGCAACCGTGAGGTCACCCGTGTCCCCGCGACCTTCCGAGAGCTTCCACGGAAGGTCGCCGCAGTTTTCGAACTCTGTCCAGCAGAGCGCGAAGTCTGGATCCCAGAGGAGTTTCAGGCAGGAGAGAATTGCTGCACAGGGACAAACCGGTGAGGTCAGACTCGGCGCCGTCTGTCCCGACAGAAGCCCGGCCTGGTCGGCTCAGGTCCGGAGGGAGCGCCGCGACCTCCGCACGACGGCGCTGCGGCAAGCTTCGTTCCCTGGCGTGGAGACGGATGGGTGGACCCCGCTGGAGGAACCAAGCgtacaccagctccacacccaGGAGGTCCCCCCAAG GAAGTCGGAGAACAAGCTGCCGGAGATGACGGTGGAGAGAGCCGTGAGCCTGCTGAGCAACGGCGATGAAGACACGCTCCTGCGCGCTGCCGGCCACATCCAAACATGCTGTTTTAGGAGTGCAGACACTAAAAAGACC GTTTATTTCCTCCGGGGGATTGAGAAGCTGGTGCGCCTCCTCCGCAGCGACAGCGAGAGCGTCCAGCGCGTCGCCGCCGGGGCCCTCCGCAATGTCGTTTACCAAAGCGGCGAGAACAAGATGGAGGTGAAGGAAAAAGGTGGCCTGGGCGCCATTTTGCAGGCGCTGAGGAGCAGCCGCGACGTGGAGACCCGGCGGGAACTGACCG GGCTTTTGTGGAACCTGTCATCACATGACCTTCTGAAGGAGCCTCTCTCTGCAGAGGTGGTGTCTGTCCTCACCAAGTCGGTGCTGGTGCCCACGTCGGGCATTTCCGAGGGGGAGAACCCGAAAGACGACCTACTGGCCGACGACGTGGCTTTTCACAACGCCACCGGCTGCCTACG GAACCTGAGTTCTGCCGGCCCAGATAGCAGGAAAGCGATGAAGGAGTGCGAGGACCTCATCGACTCGCTGGTGTACTACGTCCGAGGAGCCATAGCCGACTACAAGACGGACGACGGG TCCACAGAGAACTGCGTCTGCATCCTGCACAACCTGTCCTATCGGCTGGAGGACGAGCTCCCGGAGACGAACGTGCGAGTCCTCCGGGAGTCTCGACAGAACTTGGCTAACAGGCCCAGGGCCGTCGGCTGCTTCGCTCACCGCGGCACCAAGATCACAGAG CATGTGGAGGaacagtgccccctgctggaggaaaaGTCCAACCCTCAGGGCACCGAGTGGCTGTGGAGCACCATCACTGTCCGGATGTACCTGTCTCTGCTAGCTCGCAGCGTGCGTCACCGCACGCAGGAGGCCGCCCTGGGAGCTCTGCAGAACATCACGGCCGGGAACGGACCG CTGAGCGAAGCCCTCGCCTTCAGTGTTGTCCAGCGGGAAAATGGTCTCCAGCAAGTCAGGAAGATGCTGGAAGACGGGGAGGGCGATGTGAAGAGAACAGCCGTGGCGCTGGTCAAGAACACCTGTCGTTTTCAAGAGCTGCACCCCGTCATCG TTAAACAGGTGCTGCCGGAGCTGGTGTGGATGCTGCCTGGCGACGACGGCCCCGCGGACGCCACCGCGGTTTCAGTGTGTCTCATCCTGAACCACCTGAGCCTGAGCGACCGGCAGCACGTTGGGGCCATCGTGAAGGAGGGGGCCCTCCCAAGGATCGTGGGCATCAGCAGGCGTGACTgcag AAACGGACCAAGCCGAGCGGGTCAGGCAGCACGTGTCCTCTTGCACACTATGTGGAAGTACAGTGACCTCCATGGAACCTACAGGAAG TTTGGCTTCAGGAAGGCTGATTTCATccacaccaggaacacaaaaaTTGTTTGCACTTGA